AATGTATTTACTTGATTCAAAGTCAAAAACATATAATAACTTCCTTTGTTTTTCATCATATATAGAGATATTACCTTTAATATTAGAGATTAAGGATGTTATCTTTTCCTCCTCCATAACCCAAGTATGGATCTCTTCAGGGGACATCCCTTTTCGACTGGGAATTCGTCTTTCCATCAAAATGGAAATGTAATATCTCCCCGGTGTCTCCACATAGACCATAAACTGCCGGAGCGACAGCGGACGGACTTTAGCCTCATCCGTAGCCACAGAAGATGGCTGTTGTAGTGAAGGTGCAGAAAACACGACAAGTGGCGTCATACATAACGCCCCGAGAAGGACAAACTTACCTAATCTGTTATTTATCAGCCAGTGGTTCATAAACGCTCCATGTTAGTATGAATAGTAATAGTGAAGGTAATATGAAATGAAAAATGAGATTATTCAACCTGAAAAACAATGATTATTTCATATAAGAAAAATGCATCAATAAAATATAACCATACTCAAGCCGAATACACCAATAACTTCAATGCGGCCTGGTCATAATGAAGTCTTTAACAGACAATAAAGTGGATTATTTTATTTCTATGCTGGCAATACTCTCCGGTTTTGTCGCCTGTATTCATCTCCGGACTGGTTGTTAATGCGCCCATCCCCCCCTCGAGCAGAGTAACAGGTCTTTCATTTCCTCCTTTTTTATCAGCAAAACTTAGATCGACAGAAAACCCTTTGATTCTGCCAGCGACACCGTAGGGAGTCTGAACACCATCTCAATAATTAATCCCGGCACTTTTTAGAATAGCATCTGCTGCTACGGTACAGTTATAAAATTTATCATTGGGGATAACATTATAATCTGGTGGTATTTTTTTAAACTTGTCAATGCTATTACTTAAAACATCATATTGTTGACTTGATATTTCCAGGGTGACACTTTCAGTATAGTGCCTGTCCCATAATTTTTCAGAATCATCCACCACTCCATTAGTGCCAGCATCAGGCGCTCGAAAATAGCTAAACCCCTTATGCTCGCCATTTTCATCAGTGATTACCAGCCAGGTATGAATAAGCCCATAGCCATCCCAATACCGTGAGTCATTTCTGACAGTGACCGTATAAGACATCGCTCATCCTTAAGTTATTTAGTCATTTCACTAACGCGTGAGAACGTTAACATATAATCATTATATTCTGCATCACCGCCATAGAGTTCGCTGCGTATGGCATAGAACCCTTCTTTATCTATTGGGAAATAATTACCAACCATACCCAGACCAATATAATCATGACCAAAAGCGGAATGTTCAGAAATATACTTACTTGATTTAAAATCAAACTCATATAATGATTCCCTTCGCCTCTCATCATATATATATATTTTCCCCTTGATATTTCTAATTAAAGTTCTTATTCTTCTCTGTTCCATAACCCAAGTATGGATCTCTTCAGGAGACATCTCTTTTCGCCAGGGAATGCGGTTTTCCATCAAAATGGAAATGTAATATCTCCCCGGTGTCTCCACATAAACCATAAACTGCCGGAGCGGCAGCGGACGGACTTTAGCCTCATCGGTAGCCACAGAAGATGACTGTTGTGGTGAAGGTGCAGAAAGCACGACAAGTGGCGTCATACATAACGCCCCGAGAAGAACAAACTTACCTAACCTGTTATTTATCAGCCAGTGATTCATAAACGCTCCATGTTAGTATGAATAGTAATAGTGAAGGTAATATGAAATGAAAAATGAGATTATTCAACCTGAAAAACAATAATTATTTCATATAAGAAAAATGCATCAATAAAATATAACCATACTCAAGCCGAATACACCAATAACTTCAATGCGGCCTGGTCATAATGAAGTCTTTAACAGACAATAAAGTGGATTATTTTATTTCTATGCTGGCAATACTCTCCGGTTTTGTCGCCTGTATTCATCTCCGGACTGGTTGTTAATGCGCCCATCCCCCCCTCGAGCAGAGTAACAGGTCTTTCATTTCCTCCTTTTTCATCGGCAAAACCTAATTGCCGAATAGCTCGTTTCCGGTTTCGATGACGCCGTTACCGTCTTGTCCAGCACCAACAGGCCATCATCTGCGCCCACCCACCCGGTATTTTCCGCAAACTGATTTCCGTCATGGTCAAAATATATTTCGTCCTGTAAAGAGCGGGTTTCCACGCCGTCGCCGTCCAGATCGAGGATAATGGGACTGAACGTCTTTTCCGCACCGCCCGTATCCGGACCACAGGCTCCCGGCGGGAGAACCCCACCATTAAGCAAATACGCAAGTCCATTAGCATAATTTTGTAAGCTATGTTGCAAATTGTCTGCAAGCTCATTTAACCATACACGGCTATATAAAATATTTTTATTAAGAGAACTAAGCATGTTATCAATAACAGATTTACTATTACTCAGTGCGGTGTCCACGTTCTTTAATAAATCATCCAGCAAACCCGATGTATACATACCAAGAGAGTAAACATAGTTATTAATTTTATCATTATAAATCTCATCGATGTAATCTTTAGCATCTAAAGAACTTTCAATCAAACCAACATCATATCTTTTACCATTGATATCTATTGTCCACCTATTTGTGAAATCATTAAAAAATCATCAATTAAACACTTAAGTAATGTGTCAGCATCCTTAAATTTAGTTTCTGGTAAACTAGCATCATGGCGAATTCGACTAGAAATTTCAAAGGGTGACTGAACGTCAGATAAGTAATTAACACCGCCACTTTCCAGAATATAATTAGCCAGTGTAGTATAATTGAAATCAGATCCACTATCGTTATCTGGTATCAAATCATATAGAGAGATTTTTTTACAGCATATTGTTCCTTTATTACTTTCAGCGTAATACGCTCTAAAATAACCTTTTTTTAGATACTCATCATTATCAAATATGCCATCTACATTAAAATAGCCGCTGTCTTCTTTTGGAGAAAAACCAAAATATAGAGTTTCTTTTTCTGGAAAAGAAAAATCCAACCATGTATGAACAATGCCATCATCGTTAGTAAATCTAGAGTCATTTTTTATTGTTACAGAGTATTCCATGTAAGTTTCCATTTATTTATGACCATAAGGTAGAGTAAACCCAATCATGTATTCTGAATACTCAACTGAAGGAGAGTAAAATGCTGTGGTAACAACATAATCATTGGCTACTTTTATATCAACTGCGGGAAAGCCAATACTACCCCCCCCATTCCCTTCTGCATCACGAACGTCATTTACCATCCCAACTTGTTCATGAAATGGAAAATCAATTTCATATTCTAGTGAATTTGAACCACTGTCATAAATTTCAACCTTTCATTTCATGGAATAATTTGTATATCTTGTGCCTCTCCTCCATATATTCTCGAAATTTATCTTTGGACATATCCGATGAATAATAAACTTTCTTCTTAAGATAAATTTTAATGCTATAATCTCCTGTTTTTTTTCAAGAGATATAACAAATTGCTGCGAGGGTAGCTTATGCCGCCATTTATTACCTTCAACAATTGCATCATCGTTACCAGTGACATTATCGGGCATTTTTACCTCGGAGTCAGCAATAAAAGGCGTCATGGCTATAGAAACCAATAATATATATTTTTAAAAATAACTTACTCACCAATACGCCCTCCAAAATATTTGATTAAAAATATCAATATAAACCTAAACAACACATTAACTTATTATATCAATGATAATGGAACTTTGTTACTACAAGTTCTAACACAATCGTATGATTATGAAAATAATAATAAGCGAACAAAAAAAACAATACGCTGAATGAATAAGCACAGGAAACTGCAAGGAATAATAAAAAAACATTTCATATTATTAATAAATATATATCAGCAAGGAATACACGCAGGAAACCAAGTCACCTTGTGCACATCCTGTCGTCAGTCATGCTACAGTATAAAAATACTGCTAAATGAAGGAATCCTGATCGTGCCCGGACTGAAAATTACCCTTTTACAACAGCCGTTGGTATGGATGGACGGTCCCGCCAACCTGCGCCATTTCGATCGTCAACTGGAAGGGATTACCGGGCGTGATGTGATTGTTCTACCGGAAATGTTCACTACCGGTTTCGCAATGGAGGCTGCTAAACAGTCGCTAGCGCAAGGGGATGTTATTGCCTGGATGGAAACAAAGGCCGCGCAAACCAACGCGCTGATCGCCGGCAGTGCGGCATTGCAAACGGAACGTGGGCCGGTTAATCGTTTTCTACTGGTTGAACCGGATGGTAAAACACATTTCTATGATAAGCGACACCTGTTCCGCATGGCGGATGAGCATCATCATTATGAGGCGGGTAATGAACGCGTGATTTTTGAATGGCGCGGTTGGAGAATTCTGCCGCTGGTGTGCTACGACCTGCGCTTCCCTGTGTGGTCGCGTAACCATAACGACTACGATTTAGCCCTTTATGTAGCCAACTGGCCCGCGCCGCGCTCCACGCACTGGCAGTCATTACTGGTCGCCCGGGCAATTGAAAACCAGGCCTACGTCGCCGGTTGTAACCGCGTTGGTACCGACGGCAACGGCCATCATTACCGGGGAGACAGTCGGATTATCACCCCGCAAGGCGAGATAATCGCTACCGCCGAACCGCATCAGGCAACGCGCCTGGATGCTGAACTATCGCTGACAGCGCTGAAAGAGTACCGCGAAAAGTTCCCAGCCTGGCAGGATGCTGACCCTTTCACACTCAACTAATGCAAATAATTCAAGTTGCTTAAAGGCGGCAAGGGAGTGAGTCCCCGAGGAGCATAGATAACTATGTGACCGGGGTGAGCGAGCGCAACCAACACATAGGCAGCTTGAAGTATGACGGGTATAAAGGGGGAGCCAATGCTCCCTTTCCTATATTTCAAACAAGATCCTTGCTGCGCAGTAGACCAGTAACAAAGCTAAAAGGAAATTTACCTGACGCCCATAATGCAGGAATAAGCGCTGAAACAGACGCCCGGCCAGCGCCCAACACACGTTGCCGAAAGTCTCAATTGCCGCAAGAAGCAAACTCACGCTCACCAGCCAAACAGGATCACGCGTCGGTAATGATGAAGCATTGAAAATTCACCACTTTGGCGAGCAGCAACTGGTACTGGTCGCTTTGCGGGAACACGCTCCGGTTAACTTTATGCGCCGGGACCAACACATTCCGCTGAGTTTTATCATCAATGAGCCACAGTGCATTTTCCGGCAAATATTTGAAAGCGAGCTGCGCAAGCGCGGCATTACTCTGGAAAATACGATTGAGCTATGGAGTATTGAAAGTATCAAGTAATGCGTGGCTGGTAATCTCGGCGTAAGCTACCTGCCGCGATTTGCCGTAGAACAAGAATTGCGTGAAGGTAAACTGGTGGAACTGCCTTTCAGTAAAAAACCGCTGACTATTAATGCGGTATGCGGGTATCACGCCAGCAAAGTTGTCAGCCCGGCGATGCAGGTCTTTGTCGAGTGTATGGAAGAGTGCCTGAAGATCTGATTCATAAAATTACACAGGCCTAAAACGACGAAAGCCTGAATCATTGCTGATTCAGGCTTTCTGAATAGTGGCGGAACGGACGGGACTCGAACCCGCGACCCCCTGCGTGACAGGCAGGTATTCTAACCGACTGAACTACCGCTCCACTTACTGTTCCCTTGGGAACGAGGCAGATACTACGGTTTCCCCTCTACTCCGTCAATGGTTTTTCTTCATTTATGAATCGCTTGCTGCAAAAATCGCCCATCGGACTATTTTTCATGCATGTTCCGACAATTCAGGCCCGCCACAGGCAGCTCCCGCCTTTCTTTTGTACCAGATCGAGCCGCGATTCATGGTTCATCAGCTCTTCGTCTGAGGCATAAAGCACACGTAATTTACTGGCAGCCCGAACAACGCGCTGTATTCCTATTTCTCCGGCCTGCTGCTGCCCTTCCCCTTCCATCGAGAAAGCCATTGTTGTCTGACCACCGGTCATCATCAGATAAACGTCAGCCAGAATCTGGGCATCGAGCAATGCCCCGTGCAGCGTTCGCTTACTGTTGTCTATTTCATAACGCGAGCAAAGTGCATCAAGGCTATTACGCTTGCCCGGGAACATTTTACGCGCTACGGCCAGGCTATCGGTGACCTTACAAAACGTATCGGTTTTCGGAATTCCACGCTTAAGCTTGCCAAACTCATAGTCCATAAAGCCGATATCGAACGATGCGTTATGGATGACCAGTTCCGCACCGCGGATGTAATCCATAAACTCATCGGCAACATCAGCAAACACCGGCTTATCCATCAGGAATTCATCAGCAATACCGTGAACACCAAATGCTTCAGGGTCCACCAGCCGATCTGGTTTTAAATAGACGTGGAAGTTATTCCCGGTCAGGCGGCGGTTAATCACCTCCACCGCGCCGATCTCGA
This Klebsiella sp. RHBSTW-00484 DNA region includes the following protein-coding sequences:
- a CDS encoding amidohydrolase, which gives rise to MPGLKITLLQQPLVWMDGPANLRHFDRQLEGITGRDVIVLPEMFTTGFAMEAAKQSLAQGDVIAWMETKAAQTNALIAGSAALQTERGPVNRFLLVEPDGKTHFYDKRHLFRMADEHHHYEAGNERVIFEWRGWRILPLVCYDLRFPVWSRNHNDYDLALYVANWPAPRSTHWQSLLVARAIENQAYVAGCNRVGTDGNGHHYRGDSRIITPQGEIIATAEPHQATRLDAELSLTALKEYREKFPAWQDADPFTLN
- the dnaQ gene encoding DNA polymerase III subunit epsilon; the protein is MSTAITRQIVLDTETTGMNQLGVHYEGHKIIEIGAVEVINRRLTGNNFHVYLKPDRLVDPEAFGVHGIADEFLMDKPVFADVADEFMDYIRGAELVIHNASFDIGFMDYEFGKLKRGIPKTDTFCKVTDSLAVARKMFPGKRNSLDALCSRYEIDNSKRTLHGALLDAQILADVYLMMTGGQTTMAFSMEGEGQQQAGEIGIQRVVRAASKLRVLYASDEELMNHESRLDLVQKKGGSCLWRA